Proteins from one Pleuronectes platessa chromosome 16, fPlePla1.1, whole genome shotgun sequence genomic window:
- the trip10a gene encoding cdc42-interacting protein 4 homolog isoform X1 encodes MDWGTELWDQYDIIEKHTQSGLELVEKYVKFVKERTEIEQNYAKQLRNLSKKFNLKRSNKDEPECRLSSYQSFSDILNEMNDYAGQRELIAENMMMNICIDLTKYLQELKQERKTYLMEAKKAQQSMESTYKQLDSSKKRFEREWREAERAAQYAEKTDQDINATKADVEKAKQQAHLRAHVAEECKNDYAAQLQKYNKEQSQFYFNDMPLIFNNLQDLDERRVRKIAQGYILFSDTEKHVMPIIGKCLEGITKAGTNINEKNDSMVVIEQNKSGFERPGDVEFEDYSQGINRASSDSSLGTPKGPLDLLGKNKSKKIWLFSKRGKLSPSTLPPFSTPPAPSPANGPPSPKFGRDPLSYCLKEINKTVKPRISSFRTLRRSPTVTEDFSHLPPEQRRKRLQQKLEEVCKELQKEVDQSEALGKMKDVYEKNPQMGDPASLASQISQTSQNIERLRGEVNKYETWLAEAGGRGETLRYKPHMFNNNGAHDLQSPDGAHSDESTPDPSQAIYAEFDDDFEDDELTAAIGNCTAMYNFPGASEGTISMSEGEVLAVVEEDKGDGWTRVRRNNGDEGYIPTSYVSLSLNK; translated from the exons ATGGACTGGGGCACGGAGCTTTGG GACCAATATGACATCATCGAGAAGCACACGCAGTCCGGcctggagctggtggagaagtATGTGAAGTTTGTGAAGGAGAGGACGGAGATCGAGCAAAACTATGCCAAACAACTGAG GAACCTCTCAAAGAAATTTAACCTAAAGAGAAGCAACAAAGATGAACCAGAGTGCAG ATTATCCAGCTACCAGTCTTTTTCGGATATCCTGAATGAGATGAATGACTACGCCGGTCAGAGGGAGCTGATTGCTGAAAACATGATGATGAACATTTGCATCGATCTCACCAAATACCTGCAAGAGCTGAAGCAGGAGCGGAAGACG TATCTGATGGAGGctaagaaggcccagcagagtatGGAGAGCACCTACAAGCAACTCGACAGT AGTAAAAAGCGCTTCGagagggagtggagagaagcGGAGCGTGCAGCACAGTACGCCGAGAAGACCGATCAAGACATCAACGCCACGAAGGCAGACGTCGAAAAA GCCAAACAGCAGGCTCATTTGAGGGCACATGTAGCCGAGGAGTGTAAGAACGACTACGCTGCTCAGCTCCAGAAGTACAACAAGGAGCAGAGCCAGTTCTACTTTAACGACATGCCACTAATATTCAAC aATCTGCAGGATCTGGATGAGAGGCGAGTACGAAAGATTGCCCAAGGTTACATTTTGTTCTCGGACACAGAGAAGCATGTGATGCCTATCATTGGCAAGTGCCTGGAAGGCATTACTAAAGCCGGCACTAACATTAATGAGAAGAAT GACTCCATGGTTGTAATAGAGCAGAACAAGTCGGGCTTTGAGCGTCCTGGAGATGTGGAGTTTGAGGACTACAGTCAGGGCATCAACCGGGCCTCATCTGACAGCAGCCTGGGCACGCCCAAAGGCCCCCTGGACCTCCTGGGAAAAAACAAGAGCAAGAAAATTTGGCTTTTCAGCAAAAGGGGCAAG ctctctccctcCACGCTCCCACCTTTCTCCACACCCCCCGCCCCCTCGCCTGCTAACGGACCCCCCTCCCCCAAGTTCGGCCGGGACCCCCTGTCGTACTGTTTGAAGGAGATCAATAAGACAGTCAAACCCAGAATCTCTTCCTTCCGGACGCTCAGGAGATCG CCGACAGTGACGGAGGACTTCTCACATCTTCCTCCAGAGCAGCGCAGGAAGAGGTTGCAACAGAAGCTGGAGGAAGTTTGCAAGGAATTGCAAAAGGAAGTAGATCagag cGAGGCTCTGGGGAAGATGAAAGATGTTTATGAGAAAAATCCTCAGATGGGAGACCCCGCTAGTCTGGCATCCCAAATCAGCCAGACATCCCAGAATATAGAGCGACTGAGGGGAGAGGTCAATAAGTATGAG ACCTGGCTGGCTGAAGCAGGAGGTCGAGGGGAAACGTTGCGCTACAAACCTCACATGTTCAACAATAACGGAGCTCACGATTTACAAAG CCCCGATGGAGCTCACTCAGATGAAAGCACTCCTGATCCCTCCCAAGCCATCTACGCAGAGTTCGACGATGACTTTGAAGATGACGAACTAACTGCTGCTATTGGGAATTGCACGGCCATGTACAACTTCCCTG GTGCGAGTGAAGGGACCATCTCAATGTCGGAGGGGGAGGTGCTggctgtggtggaggaggacaagGGCGACGGCTGGACCCGTGTCCGCAGGAACAACGGGGACGAAGGCTACATCCCCACGTCTTACGTCTCGCTCTCCCTGAACAAATGA
- the trip10a gene encoding cdc42-interacting protein 4 homolog isoform X2: MDWGTELWDQYDIIEKHTQSGLELVEKYVKFVKERTEIEQNYAKQLRNLSKKFNLKRSNKDEPECRLSSYQSFSDILNEMNDYAGQRELIAENMMMNICIDLTKYLQELKQERKTYLMEAKKAQQSMESTYKQLDSSKKRFEREWREAERAAQYAEKTDQDINATKADVEKAKQQAHLRAHVAEECKNDYAAQLQKYNKEQSQFYFNDMPLIFNNLQDLDERRVRKIAQGYILFSDTEKHVMPIIGKCLEGITKAGTNINEKNDSMVVIEQNKSGFERPGDVEFEDYSQGINRASSDSSLGTPKGPLDLLGKNKSKKIWLFSKRGKRVTPERIMPTVTEDFSHLPPEQRRKRLQQKLEEVCKELQKEVDQSEALGKMKDVYEKNPQMGDPASLASQISQTSQNIERLRGEVNKYETWLAEAGGRGETLRYKPHMFNNNGAHDLQSPDGAHSDESTPDPSQAIYAEFDDDFEDDELTAAIGNCTAMYNFPGASEGTISMSEGEVLAVVEEDKGDGWTRVRRNNGDEGYIPTSYVSLSLNK; encoded by the exons ATGGACTGGGGCACGGAGCTTTGG GACCAATATGACATCATCGAGAAGCACACGCAGTCCGGcctggagctggtggagaagtATGTGAAGTTTGTGAAGGAGAGGACGGAGATCGAGCAAAACTATGCCAAACAACTGAG GAACCTCTCAAAGAAATTTAACCTAAAGAGAAGCAACAAAGATGAACCAGAGTGCAG ATTATCCAGCTACCAGTCTTTTTCGGATATCCTGAATGAGATGAATGACTACGCCGGTCAGAGGGAGCTGATTGCTGAAAACATGATGATGAACATTTGCATCGATCTCACCAAATACCTGCAAGAGCTGAAGCAGGAGCGGAAGACG TATCTGATGGAGGctaagaaggcccagcagagtatGGAGAGCACCTACAAGCAACTCGACAGT AGTAAAAAGCGCTTCGagagggagtggagagaagcGGAGCGTGCAGCACAGTACGCCGAGAAGACCGATCAAGACATCAACGCCACGAAGGCAGACGTCGAAAAA GCCAAACAGCAGGCTCATTTGAGGGCACATGTAGCCGAGGAGTGTAAGAACGACTACGCTGCTCAGCTCCAGAAGTACAACAAGGAGCAGAGCCAGTTCTACTTTAACGACATGCCACTAATATTCAAC aATCTGCAGGATCTGGATGAGAGGCGAGTACGAAAGATTGCCCAAGGTTACATTTTGTTCTCGGACACAGAGAAGCATGTGATGCCTATCATTGGCAAGTGCCTGGAAGGCATTACTAAAGCCGGCACTAACATTAATGAGAAGAAT GACTCCATGGTTGTAATAGAGCAGAACAAGTCGGGCTTTGAGCGTCCTGGAGATGTGGAGTTTGAGGACTACAGTCAGGGCATCAACCGGGCCTCATCTGACAGCAGCCTGGGCACGCCCAAAGGCCCCCTGGACCTCCTGGGAAAAAACAAGAGCAAGAAAATTTGGCTTTTCAGCAAAAGGGGCAAG AGGGTTACTCCAGAGAGGATCATG CCGACAGTGACGGAGGACTTCTCACATCTTCCTCCAGAGCAGCGCAGGAAGAGGTTGCAACAGAAGCTGGAGGAAGTTTGCAAGGAATTGCAAAAGGAAGTAGATCagag cGAGGCTCTGGGGAAGATGAAAGATGTTTATGAGAAAAATCCTCAGATGGGAGACCCCGCTAGTCTGGCATCCCAAATCAGCCAGACATCCCAGAATATAGAGCGACTGAGGGGAGAGGTCAATAAGTATGAG ACCTGGCTGGCTGAAGCAGGAGGTCGAGGGGAAACGTTGCGCTACAAACCTCACATGTTCAACAATAACGGAGCTCACGATTTACAAAG CCCCGATGGAGCTCACTCAGATGAAAGCACTCCTGATCCCTCCCAAGCCATCTACGCAGAGTTCGACGATGACTTTGAAGATGACGAACTAACTGCTGCTATTGGGAATTGCACGGCCATGTACAACTTCCCTG GTGCGAGTGAAGGGACCATCTCAATGTCGGAGGGGGAGGTGCTggctgtggtggaggaggacaagGGCGACGGCTGGACCCGTGTCCGCAGGAACAACGGGGACGAAGGCTACATCCCCACGTCTTACGTCTCGCTCTCCCTGAACAAATGA
- the trip10a gene encoding cdc42-interacting protein 4 homolog isoform X3 — MDWGTELWDQYDIIEKHTQSGLELVEKYVKFVKERTEIEQNYAKQLRNLSKKFNLKRSNKDEPECRLSSYQSFSDILNEMNDYAGQRELIAENMMMNICIDLTKYLQELKQERKTYLMEAKKAQQSMESTYKQLDSSKKRFEREWREAERAAQYAEKTDQDINATKADVEKAKQQAHLRAHVAEECKNDYAAQLQKYNKEQSQFYFNDMPLIFNNLQDLDERRVRKIAQGYILFSDTEKHVMPIIGKCLEGITKAGTNINEKNDSMVVIEQNKSGFERPGDVEFEDYSQGINRASSDSSLGTPKGPLDLLGKNKSKKIWLFSKRGKPTVTEDFSHLPPEQRRKRLQQKLEEVCKELQKEVDQSEALGKMKDVYEKNPQMGDPASLASQISQTSQNIERLRGEVNKYETWLAEAGGRGETLRYKPHMFNNNGAHDLQSPDGAHSDESTPDPSQAIYAEFDDDFEDDELTAAIGNCTAMYNFPGASEGTISMSEGEVLAVVEEDKGDGWTRVRRNNGDEGYIPTSYVSLSLNK; from the exons ATGGACTGGGGCACGGAGCTTTGG GACCAATATGACATCATCGAGAAGCACACGCAGTCCGGcctggagctggtggagaagtATGTGAAGTTTGTGAAGGAGAGGACGGAGATCGAGCAAAACTATGCCAAACAACTGAG GAACCTCTCAAAGAAATTTAACCTAAAGAGAAGCAACAAAGATGAACCAGAGTGCAG ATTATCCAGCTACCAGTCTTTTTCGGATATCCTGAATGAGATGAATGACTACGCCGGTCAGAGGGAGCTGATTGCTGAAAACATGATGATGAACATTTGCATCGATCTCACCAAATACCTGCAAGAGCTGAAGCAGGAGCGGAAGACG TATCTGATGGAGGctaagaaggcccagcagagtatGGAGAGCACCTACAAGCAACTCGACAGT AGTAAAAAGCGCTTCGagagggagtggagagaagcGGAGCGTGCAGCACAGTACGCCGAGAAGACCGATCAAGACATCAACGCCACGAAGGCAGACGTCGAAAAA GCCAAACAGCAGGCTCATTTGAGGGCACATGTAGCCGAGGAGTGTAAGAACGACTACGCTGCTCAGCTCCAGAAGTACAACAAGGAGCAGAGCCAGTTCTACTTTAACGACATGCCACTAATATTCAAC aATCTGCAGGATCTGGATGAGAGGCGAGTACGAAAGATTGCCCAAGGTTACATTTTGTTCTCGGACACAGAGAAGCATGTGATGCCTATCATTGGCAAGTGCCTGGAAGGCATTACTAAAGCCGGCACTAACATTAATGAGAAGAAT GACTCCATGGTTGTAATAGAGCAGAACAAGTCGGGCTTTGAGCGTCCTGGAGATGTGGAGTTTGAGGACTACAGTCAGGGCATCAACCGGGCCTCATCTGACAGCAGCCTGGGCACGCCCAAAGGCCCCCTGGACCTCCTGGGAAAAAACAAGAGCAAGAAAATTTGGCTTTTCAGCAAAAGGGGCAAG CCGACAGTGACGGAGGACTTCTCACATCTTCCTCCAGAGCAGCGCAGGAAGAGGTTGCAACAGAAGCTGGAGGAAGTTTGCAAGGAATTGCAAAAGGAAGTAGATCagag cGAGGCTCTGGGGAAGATGAAAGATGTTTATGAGAAAAATCCTCAGATGGGAGACCCCGCTAGTCTGGCATCCCAAATCAGCCAGACATCCCAGAATATAGAGCGACTGAGGGGAGAGGTCAATAAGTATGAG ACCTGGCTGGCTGAAGCAGGAGGTCGAGGGGAAACGTTGCGCTACAAACCTCACATGTTCAACAATAACGGAGCTCACGATTTACAAAG CCCCGATGGAGCTCACTCAGATGAAAGCACTCCTGATCCCTCCCAAGCCATCTACGCAGAGTTCGACGATGACTTTGAAGATGACGAACTAACTGCTGCTATTGGGAATTGCACGGCCATGTACAACTTCCCTG GTGCGAGTGAAGGGACCATCTCAATGTCGGAGGGGGAGGTGCTggctgtggtggaggaggacaagGGCGACGGCTGGACCCGTGTCCGCAGGAACAACGGGGACGAAGGCTACATCCCCACGTCTTACGTCTCGCTCTCCCTGAACAAATGA